Proteins co-encoded in one Gossypium arboreum isolate Shixiya-1 chromosome 11, ASM2569848v2, whole genome shotgun sequence genomic window:
- the LOC108465140 gene encoding rust resistance kinase Lr10-like — protein sequence MPCTYILCLQITGGFILARTLPGIICLIGLVIYKWRRRHLCADDTIEEFLERQKDLMPIRYSYREIEKMSNGFKDKLGEGGYGSVFKGKLRSGYFVAIKLLGKAKGNGQDFINEVATIGRIHHVNVAKLTGFCVEGSKQALVYDFMPNGSLDRIIFAKENKIDLSWKKMFDVALGVARGLDYLHQGCDMQILHFDIKPHNILLDENFTPKVADFGLAKRFSVDYSIVSLTAARGTIGYIAPELVYKNLGGISYKADVYSFGMLLMEMIGKRKNMNTSAEHESQKYFPSWIYDRYYHGEDVDLGDVTDDENIIVKKMVIIASWCVQVIPNDRPSMSKVLEMFETDVELLQMPPKPFQLPFEVPTATQSYASTKDQPHDSSTDETSYLLYSSNEISVSIV from the exons ATGCCCT GTACTTATATTTTATGTCTTCAAATAACAG gAGGATTTATCTTAGCAAGGACTTTGCCCGGGATAATTTGCTTGATTGGACTTGTTATTTACAAATGGAGAAGAAGACATTTATGTGCGGATGATACGATCGAAGAGTTTCTTGAACGTCAAAAAGATTTGATGCCGATAAGGTATTCTTATCGCGAAATAGAGAAAATGAGTAATGGTTTTAAGGATAAATTAGGCGAAGGTGGTTATGGTTCGGTGTTTAAAGGAAAGCTTCGTAGTGGTTATTTTGTAGCAATAAAGTTATTGGGGAAGGCGAAAGGTAATGGCCAGGATTTCATCAATGAAGTTGCTACGATCGGGAGGATTCATCATGTTAATGTGGCGAAACTTACTGGATTTTGTGTTGAGGGATCAAAACAAGCTCTCGTTTATGATTTTATGCCGAATGGATCTCTAGATCGGATTATATTCGCAAAAGAAAATAAGATTGACTTAAGTTGGAAAAAGATGTTTGATGTTGCGCTTGGGGTGGCTCGAGGACTCGACTACTTACATCAAGGATGTGATATGCAGATTTTACATTTTGATATCAAGCCGCACAATATTCTTTTAGATGAGAACTTTACACCAAAAGTTGCAGATTTCGGTCTTGCTAAACGGTTTTCTGTAGATTATAGCATTGTATCTCTAACAGCAGCACGAGGTACGATAGGTTACATTGCTCCTGAATTGGTCTACAAAAACCTCGGAGGCATCTCATATAAAGCCGATGTTTATAGCTTTGGAATGTTATTAATGGAAATGATAGGAAAAAGGAAGAATATGAACACATCTGCCGAACACGAAAGCCAAAAATACTTCCCGTCATGGATTTACGATCGATATTATCATGGAGAAGATGTAGATTTGGGAGATGTTACGGATGACGAAAATATTATCGTGAAGAAGATGGTGATAATAGCTTCTTGGTGTGTACAAGTAATACCTAACGATCGTCCTTCGATGAGCAAAGTCTTGGAGATGTTTGAAACGGATGTCGAGCTCCTCCAAATGCCTCCGAAACCTTTTCAACTTCCCTTTGAAGTACCAACGGCTACTCAATCCTATGCTTCAACAAAAGATCAACCCCATGATAGTTCAACTGATGAGACATCTTATTTACTCTATTCTTCAAATGAAATTAGTGTAAGTATAGTGTAA
- the LOC108465142 gene encoding rust resistance kinase Lr10-like, giving the protein MLKLELPPLSSLILIFLLFLCPQSSISRTLTKRCGVTQCGNVNISHPFRLKTQPPECGDRRFELDCEADNNKPTFFRRYNKFQVHEIFYENSTLTVSYQNQVTDNCSLPPTGRFDEDFFFCEKLLFPAWLIDDEKLRDRYRLLYIVNCTSPVNSSIYVDADRCRNRSSDSFPTGSFFYFLDRDTTLPRDFDQSCTVVADWIPIKVKKNITALSTAEVYEKLSMGFELTWSNPQGQDLCSVKLSFTQILAKGRDALIDYLNSFTYYIIHRPLMSAFNGFPPETDRTYIMCIGITGGVILLRMLVGIFIMIVVVTIKFRRRHLSADDTILEFLQSQNNLMPIRYSYYEVKKMTRDFKDKLGEGGYGSVFKGKLRSNHLVAIKLLGNVKGNGQDFISEVATLGRIHHVNVAKLIGFCVEGTKQALVYDFMPNGSLDRIVFGRDDRITLSWQKMFDIAHGIARGIEYLHRGCDIQILHFDIKPHNILLDENFTPKVSDFGLAKLYSVNDSIVSLTAARGTIGYIAPELIYKNLGGISYKADVYSFGMLLMEIVGRRKNMNAFVEQTSQTYFPSWIYDRYHRGEDIDLEDVTDDEKIIVKKMVITASWCIQIKPSERPSMSKVLEMFETDVTLLEIPPRPFQLPFEVSSKDQFYNNSTNSTEDQSHGTSTTGTSRLPSSNESSLNIM; this is encoded by the exons ATGCTGAAACTAGAATTACCTCCATTATCAAGCCTCATCCTCATCTTCCTTCTGTTTCTATGTCCCCAATCTTCCATCTCCAGGACCCTGACCAAGCGCTGCGGCGTTACTCAGTGTGGAAACGTTAACATCAGCCACCCTTTTCGCTTAAAAACTCAGCCGCCGGAGTGCGGCGACCGCCGCTTCGAACTCGACTGCGAAGCCGATAACAACAAACCCACGTTCTTCAGGCGATATAATAAATTCCAAGTCCATGAAATCTTTTACGAAAATTCAACACTTACAGTTTCGTATCAAAATCAGGTCACCGATAATTGCTCTCTTCCACCGACAGGTCGATTCGACGAAGATTTTTTCTTTTGTGAGAAGCTTCTCTTCCCGGCATGGCTCATTGACGATGAAAAACTTAGGGACCGATATAGATTATTGTATATTGTGAATTGCACATCGCCGGTAAATTCATCGATCTATGTCGATGCCGACCGGTGCCGGAATAGGTCGTCAGATTCGTTTCCGACGGGTTCCTTCTTTTATTTCTTAGATCGGGACACCACTTTACCTCGCGATTTCGATCAGTCCTGCACAGTCGTCGCCGATTGGATTCCGATTAAGGTTAAGAAGAATATCACAGCCCTTTCTACTGCGGAAGTCTACGAAAAGCTATCAATGGGGTTCGAATTGACCTGGTCCAATCCACAGGGCCAAGATCTCTGCTCAGTCAAGCTTTCATTTACTCAAAT ATTGGCGAAGGGTCGAGACGCCCTAATAGACTACCTGAACAGCTTTACATATTACATTATCCATCGCCCTCTTATGTCCGCTTTCAATGGTTTTCCACCTGAAACTGATA GAACATATATTATGTGTATCGGAATAACag GGGGAGTGATTCTATTAAGAATGTTGGTCGGGATTTTCATCATGATTGTGGTTGTTACGATCAAATTCCGAAGGAGACATTTATCCGCTGATGATACAATTTTGGAGTTTCTTCAAAGTCAAAATAATTTAATGCCTATAAGATACTCTTATTATGAAGTGAAGAAAATGACGAGAGATTTCAAAGATAAGCTAGGTGAGGGGGGTTATGGCTCGGTGTTTAAAGGGAAGCTTCGTAGCAATCATCTCGTGGCGATAAAATTGTTGGGTAATGTAAAAGGTAATGGACAAGATTTCATTAGTGAAGTTGCTACACTCGGAAGGATTCATCATGTTAATGTGGCAAAACTTATTGGATTTTGTGTGGAGGGAACAAAACAAGCGCTTGTTTATGATTTTATGCCGAATGGATCTCTAGATAGAATTGTATTTGGCAGAGATGATAGAATCACTTTAAGTTGGCAAAAAATGTTCGACATTGCACATGGGATTGCTCGAGGGATAGAATACTTGCATCGAGGATGTGATATTCAGATTTTACATTTTGATATCAAGCCACATAATATTCTTTTAGATGAGAACTTTACACCTAAAGTTTCAGATTTTGGTCTTGCTAAACTATATTCTGTAAATGATAGCATTGTATCACTAACTGCAGCACGAGGTACAATTGGATACATTGCTCCTGAATTGATCTACAAAAACCTCGGAGGCATCTCGTATAAAGCCGATGTTTATAGTTTTGGAATGTTATTAATGGAAATTGTTGGAAGGAGGAAGAATATGAATGCATTTGTCGAACAAACAAGTCAAACATACTTCCCATCATGGATTTACGACCGATATCATCGAGGAGAGGATATAGATTTGGAAGATGTAACAGATGATGAAAAGATTATTGTGAAAAAGATGGTGATCACAGCTTCATGGTGCATACAAATCAAGCCAAGCGAACGTCCTTCAATGAGCAAAGTCTTGGAGATGTTTGAAACTGATGTCACACTTCTCGAAATACCTCCAAGACCTTTTCAACTTCCTTTTGAAGTATCTTCTAAAGATCAATTCTATAATAATTCAACCAATTCAACCGAAGATCAATCACATGGTACTTCAACTACAGGGACATCTAGGTTGCCTTCTTCAAATGAATCTAGCTTAAATATTATGTAA
- the LOC108465141 gene encoding ubiquitin carboxyl-terminal hydrolase 15-like isoform X1, which translates to MLEPREADIPALFLVLVVLPLVAYFLLGKWSEASKKQEQISLLAQLAAEEALRAETMAAASVILLVPSSKNGLHACAWCFGPATTRCSRCKAVKYCSGRCQIIHWRQVHKQECLQLESTSSSSSPSVASFGESALLGDNVNSQFFGDCSMVDSSQVRLADMRSTEKRIPRKSNKDMLQREDATIFDSCEETSRTRASSSASNNISSKEAFIRHKLRTSGFVESEEGMLRPQNANGSTMHPRRQNASTVMHENHKHQSQCGNKSEPKSNYKLFCPPYSAKDGLGACEAENALFQSSENLVNRENGYSGESVELDCSGMTAVKECTKARSSVHSLGPKISKSPKLAAKVPGEQLCPEMGRKGQIPNELKVSGMTGAIPAQGTNGAASSGIMEMMGLKKSTKPARSSFSALCGERRKKIKMLFPYEEFVKFFQCEAFDLSPRGLLNIGNSCYANAVLQCLTFTKPLSIYLLRQSHSRACYGKDWCLMCELEQLVMLLRESGGPLSSSRILSHIRSINCQMGDGSQEDAHEFLRLLVASMQSICLERLGGEHKVDPRLQETTYIQHTFGGRLRSKVKCLRCFHESERHENIMDLTLEIYGWVESLEDALTQFTTPEDLDGENMYRCGRCAGYVRARKQLCIDEAPNILTIVLKRFQEGKYGKINKCITFPDMLDMVPFMTGTGDIPPLYMLYAVVVHLDTLNASFSGHYVSYVKDLRGNWFRIDDTEVRPVSMSQVMSEGAYILFYMRSCPRIQREFTEKSIRKQVPTRHLVSKTEEPSRAAQSKSGSCSVGPKSDFSPRTAASCYNRNGNDILRQSTNGNIPEPINMEFSDATSSDWSLFTSSDEASFTTESARDSFSTVDYADASNGDTFSIFNNLSTPESSSYNTVSCRMFSTSRPYTRFALEETGYVYDSYSSMQPEFRFHENLEQVSDSLSEFSLASDYGLFVKYGNNPKNSLDRTANYEPY; encoded by the exons ATGCTCGAGCCAAGGGAAGCTGATATACCTGCGTTGTTTCTGGTCTTGGTGGTGCTTCCTCTTGTTGCTTACTTCTTACTCGGGAAATGGAGTGAGGCTTCAAAGAAACAAGAACAGATAAGTTTACTTGCTCAGCTTGCTGCTGAAGAAGCTCTTAGAGCTGAAACAATGGCTGCTGCCAGTGTTATTCTGCTTGTTCCTTCTTCAAAGAATGGATTACATGCTTGTGCCTGGTGCTTTGGTCCTGCGACAACTCGCTGCTCGAGATGCAAGGCTGTCAAATATTG TTCTGGGAGGTGCCAGATTATTCATTGGAGGCAAGTACATAAGCAAGAGTGCCTGCAGTTAGAGAGTACAAGCTCAAGTTCATCTCCCAGTGTTGCCTCGTTTGGAGAATCTGCACTACTCGGTGACAACGTGAATTCACAGTTCTTTGG GGATTGTTCTATGGTTGATTCCTCTCAAGTCCGTCTGGCTGATATGAGAAGTACAGAGAAGAGAATTCCTCGTAAATCCAACAAAGACATGTTGCAAAGAGAGGATGCAACTATATTTGATTCTTGTGAGGAAACCTCAAGGACTAGAGCTAGTAGTTCGGCATCTAATAATATTTCTTCAAAAGAGGCTTTTATAAGGCATAAG TTGAGAACTAGTGGATTTGTTGAATCAGAAGAGGGTATGTTAAGGCCACAAAATGCCAATGGCTCAACTATGCATCCTCGGAGACAAAATGCAAGTACGGTCATGCATGAGAATCATAAACATCAAAGCCAATGCGGAAATAAGTCTGAACCAAAAAGCAACTATAAATTGTTCTGCCCACCATATTCTGCAAAAGATGGTCTGGGTGCATGTGAAGCTGAAAATGCCTTATTCCAGAGTTCAGAGAATTTAGTCAATCGGGAAAATGGTTATAGTGGTGAATCAGTAGAATTAGACTGTTCTGGGATGACAGCCGTGAAGGAATGCACAAAAGCTAGAAGTTCGGTGCATTCCTTAGGACCCAAAATCTCTAAATCACCTAAATTAGCAGCGAAAGTGCCCGGAGAACAATTATGTCCGGAAATGGGGAGGAAGGGACAAATTCCAAATGAATTAA AAGTTTCGGGAATGACGGGTGCCATTCCAGCACAAGGAACCAATGGGGCAGCTAGCAGCGGAATTATGGAGATGATGGGTTTAAAGAAGTCAACAAAGCCTGCCAGGAGCAGTTTTTCTGCGCTTTGTGGCGAGAGACGGAAGAAAATAAAG ATGCTGTTTCCTTATGAAGAATTTGTAAAATTTTTCCAGTGTGAAGCCTTTGACTTATCACCGAGGGGACTTCTAAATATAGGGAACAG TTGTTATGCCAATGCTGTTCTGCAGTGTTTAACCTTCACAAAGCCTCTCAGCATCTATCTGCTGCGTCAATCACATTCAAGAGCCT GTTATGGGAAAGATTGGTGTCTTATGTGTGAGCTTGAACAACTTGTGATGTTGTTAAGAGAGAGTGGGGGTCCCTTGTCTTCTAGTAGGATCCTTTCGCACATCCGAAGTATTAATTGTCAGATGGGTGATGGAAGCCAGGAAGATGCACATGAGTTCTTGAG ACTCCTGGTTGCTTCAATGCAATCCATATGCTTGGAGAGATTAGGTGGGGAACACAAGGTTGACCCGAGGTTGCAAGAGACGACATATATACAACATACTTTTGGTGGGCGTCTTCGATCAAAG GTAAAATGTCTACGATGTTTTCATGAGTCGGAAAGACATGAAAACATTATGGATCTTACTTTAGAGATATATGGTTGGGTTGAATCATTGGAAGATGCACTAACTCAGTTTACGACACCCGAAGATTTGGATGGCGAAAACATGTACCGGTGTGGAAG GTGTGCCGGTTATGTTCGGGCTCGTAAGCAGTTGTGCATAGATGAGGCTCCTAATATACTGACAATTGTCTTAAAGCGGTTTCAG GAGGGAAAATATGGGAAAATAAACAAGTGTATCACTTTCCCCGACATGCTCGACATGGTTCCTTTTATGACTGGAACAGGTGACATCCCCCCACTTTACATGCTTTATGCTGTCGTGGTGCATTTGGATACCCTGAATGCATCTTTTTCCGGACATTATGTGTCATATGTAAAAGATTTGCGAGGCAACTGGTTCAGGATAGATGATACAGAG GTACGTCCAGTCTCAATGAGCCAGGTGATGTCTGAGGGCGCATACATCTTATTTTACATGAG GTCATGTCCTCGTATTCAAAGAGAATTCACTGAAAAGAGCATACGGAAGCAAGTTCCTACTAGGCACCTTGTATCAAAAACGGAGGAGCCTTCACGAGCAGCACAAAGTAAATCTGGCAGCTGCTCTGTTGGCCCCAAGTCAGATTTCAGTCCCAGAACTGCTGCCAGTTGTTACAACCGCAATGGTAATGACATTCTTAGGCAGAGCACAAATGGTAACATTCCTGAACCTATTAACATGGAGTTCTCGGATGCTACATCAAGTGATTGGTCCCTTTTCACAAGCTCAGACGAGGCATCTTTCACAACGGAGAGTGCTAGAGACTCATTCAGTACCGTAGATTATGCCGATGCAAGCAATGGAGATACGTTCTCAATCTTCAATAACTTATCAACACCGGAATCCTCCTCGTACAACACGGTTTCTTGTAGAATGTTTTCTACTAGTAGACCCTATACTCGATTTGCGTTAGAGGAGACAGGTTATGTTTACGATTCGTACTCATCTATGCAACCCGAGTTTAGGTTTCACGAGAACCTGGAACAGGTTAGTGATTCGTTGTCGGAATTTTCTTTAGCTAGTGACTATGGCTTGTTTGTAAAATATGGGAACAACCCGAAAAATAGTCTTGATAGAACTGCTAATTATGAACCCTACTAG
- the LOC108465141 gene encoding ubiquitin carboxyl-terminal hydrolase 15-like isoform X2 → MLEPREADIPALFLVLVVLPLVAYFLLGKWSEASKKQEQISLLAQLAAEEALRAETMAAASVILLVPSSKNGLHACAWCFGPATTRCSRCKAVKYCSGRCQIIHWRQVHKQECLQLESTSSSSSPSVASFGESALLGDNVNSQFFGDCSMVDSSQVRLADMRSTEKRIPRKSNKDMLQREDATIFDSCEETSRTRASSSASNNISSKEAFIRHKLRTSGFVESEEGMLRPQNANGSTMHPRRQNASTVMHENHKHQSQCGNKSEPKSNYKLFCPPYSAKDGLGACEAENALFQSSENLVNRENGYSGESVELDCSGMTAVKECTKARSSVHSLGPKISKSPKLAAKVPGEQLCPEMGRKGQIPNELISGMTGAIPAQGTNGAASSGIMEMMGLKKSTKPARSSFSALCGERRKKIKMLFPYEEFVKFFQCEAFDLSPRGLLNIGNSCYANAVLQCLTFTKPLSIYLLRQSHSRACYGKDWCLMCELEQLVMLLRESGGPLSSSRILSHIRSINCQMGDGSQEDAHEFLRLLVASMQSICLERLGGEHKVDPRLQETTYIQHTFGGRLRSKVKCLRCFHESERHENIMDLTLEIYGWVESLEDALTQFTTPEDLDGENMYRCGRCAGYVRARKQLCIDEAPNILTIVLKRFQEGKYGKINKCITFPDMLDMVPFMTGTGDIPPLYMLYAVVVHLDTLNASFSGHYVSYVKDLRGNWFRIDDTEVRPVSMSQVMSEGAYILFYMRSCPRIQREFTEKSIRKQVPTRHLVSKTEEPSRAAQSKSGSCSVGPKSDFSPRTAASCYNRNGNDILRQSTNGNIPEPINMEFSDATSSDWSLFTSSDEASFTTESARDSFSTVDYADASNGDTFSIFNNLSTPESSSYNTVSCRMFSTSRPYTRFALEETGYVYDSYSSMQPEFRFHENLEQVSDSLSEFSLASDYGLFVKYGNNPKNSLDRTANYEPY, encoded by the exons ATGCTCGAGCCAAGGGAAGCTGATATACCTGCGTTGTTTCTGGTCTTGGTGGTGCTTCCTCTTGTTGCTTACTTCTTACTCGGGAAATGGAGTGAGGCTTCAAAGAAACAAGAACAGATAAGTTTACTTGCTCAGCTTGCTGCTGAAGAAGCTCTTAGAGCTGAAACAATGGCTGCTGCCAGTGTTATTCTGCTTGTTCCTTCTTCAAAGAATGGATTACATGCTTGTGCCTGGTGCTTTGGTCCTGCGACAACTCGCTGCTCGAGATGCAAGGCTGTCAAATATTG TTCTGGGAGGTGCCAGATTATTCATTGGAGGCAAGTACATAAGCAAGAGTGCCTGCAGTTAGAGAGTACAAGCTCAAGTTCATCTCCCAGTGTTGCCTCGTTTGGAGAATCTGCACTACTCGGTGACAACGTGAATTCACAGTTCTTTGG GGATTGTTCTATGGTTGATTCCTCTCAAGTCCGTCTGGCTGATATGAGAAGTACAGAGAAGAGAATTCCTCGTAAATCCAACAAAGACATGTTGCAAAGAGAGGATGCAACTATATTTGATTCTTGTGAGGAAACCTCAAGGACTAGAGCTAGTAGTTCGGCATCTAATAATATTTCTTCAAAAGAGGCTTTTATAAGGCATAAG TTGAGAACTAGTGGATTTGTTGAATCAGAAGAGGGTATGTTAAGGCCACAAAATGCCAATGGCTCAACTATGCATCCTCGGAGACAAAATGCAAGTACGGTCATGCATGAGAATCATAAACATCAAAGCCAATGCGGAAATAAGTCTGAACCAAAAAGCAACTATAAATTGTTCTGCCCACCATATTCTGCAAAAGATGGTCTGGGTGCATGTGAAGCTGAAAATGCCTTATTCCAGAGTTCAGAGAATTTAGTCAATCGGGAAAATGGTTATAGTGGTGAATCAGTAGAATTAGACTGTTCTGGGATGACAGCCGTGAAGGAATGCACAAAAGCTAGAAGTTCGGTGCATTCCTTAGGACCCAAAATCTCTAAATCACCTAAATTAGCAGCGAAAGTGCCCGGAGAACAATTATGTCCGGAAATGGGGAGGAAGGGACAAATTCCAAATGAATTAA TTTCGGGAATGACGGGTGCCATTCCAGCACAAGGAACCAATGGGGCAGCTAGCAGCGGAATTATGGAGATGATGGGTTTAAAGAAGTCAACAAAGCCTGCCAGGAGCAGTTTTTCTGCGCTTTGTGGCGAGAGACGGAAGAAAATAAAG ATGCTGTTTCCTTATGAAGAATTTGTAAAATTTTTCCAGTGTGAAGCCTTTGACTTATCACCGAGGGGACTTCTAAATATAGGGAACAG TTGTTATGCCAATGCTGTTCTGCAGTGTTTAACCTTCACAAAGCCTCTCAGCATCTATCTGCTGCGTCAATCACATTCAAGAGCCT GTTATGGGAAAGATTGGTGTCTTATGTGTGAGCTTGAACAACTTGTGATGTTGTTAAGAGAGAGTGGGGGTCCCTTGTCTTCTAGTAGGATCCTTTCGCACATCCGAAGTATTAATTGTCAGATGGGTGATGGAAGCCAGGAAGATGCACATGAGTTCTTGAG ACTCCTGGTTGCTTCAATGCAATCCATATGCTTGGAGAGATTAGGTGGGGAACACAAGGTTGACCCGAGGTTGCAAGAGACGACATATATACAACATACTTTTGGTGGGCGTCTTCGATCAAAG GTAAAATGTCTACGATGTTTTCATGAGTCGGAAAGACATGAAAACATTATGGATCTTACTTTAGAGATATATGGTTGGGTTGAATCATTGGAAGATGCACTAACTCAGTTTACGACACCCGAAGATTTGGATGGCGAAAACATGTACCGGTGTGGAAG GTGTGCCGGTTATGTTCGGGCTCGTAAGCAGTTGTGCATAGATGAGGCTCCTAATATACTGACAATTGTCTTAAAGCGGTTTCAG GAGGGAAAATATGGGAAAATAAACAAGTGTATCACTTTCCCCGACATGCTCGACATGGTTCCTTTTATGACTGGAACAGGTGACATCCCCCCACTTTACATGCTTTATGCTGTCGTGGTGCATTTGGATACCCTGAATGCATCTTTTTCCGGACATTATGTGTCATATGTAAAAGATTTGCGAGGCAACTGGTTCAGGATAGATGATACAGAG GTACGTCCAGTCTCAATGAGCCAGGTGATGTCTGAGGGCGCATACATCTTATTTTACATGAG GTCATGTCCTCGTATTCAAAGAGAATTCACTGAAAAGAGCATACGGAAGCAAGTTCCTACTAGGCACCTTGTATCAAAAACGGAGGAGCCTTCACGAGCAGCACAAAGTAAATCTGGCAGCTGCTCTGTTGGCCCCAAGTCAGATTTCAGTCCCAGAACTGCTGCCAGTTGTTACAACCGCAATGGTAATGACATTCTTAGGCAGAGCACAAATGGTAACATTCCTGAACCTATTAACATGGAGTTCTCGGATGCTACATCAAGTGATTGGTCCCTTTTCACAAGCTCAGACGAGGCATCTTTCACAACGGAGAGTGCTAGAGACTCATTCAGTACCGTAGATTATGCCGATGCAAGCAATGGAGATACGTTCTCAATCTTCAATAACTTATCAACACCGGAATCCTCCTCGTACAACACGGTTTCTTGTAGAATGTTTTCTACTAGTAGACCCTATACTCGATTTGCGTTAGAGGAGACAGGTTATGTTTACGATTCGTACTCATCTATGCAACCCGAGTTTAGGTTTCACGAGAACCTGGAACAGGTTAGTGATTCGTTGTCGGAATTTTCTTTAGCTAGTGACTATGGCTTGTTTGTAAAATATGGGAACAACCCGAAAAATAGTCTTGATAGAACTGCTAATTATGAACCCTACTAG
- the LOC108465138 gene encoding polyadenylate-binding protein-interacting protein 9-like, with the protein MAAVADNSGEAAVANGNNNLVVETSKSESKEFNVQKLVDMFTKLNPLAKEFFPSSYHHNPTKTGDFNQAPVNKQGNENFLNRRRRNNYNQGRRKLNGKAFRAQRDDSIKRTVYVSDIDQTITEEQLAGLFSNCGQVVDCRVCGDPHSVLRFAFVEFADEEGARTALNLGGTMLGFYPVRVLPSKTAILPVNPTFLPRSEDEREMCTRTVYCTNIDKKVSQAEVKNFFESACGEVTRLRLLGDNVHSTRIAFVEFAMAESAIVALNCSGMVLGIQPIRVSPSKTPVRPRVTRPTSR; encoded by the exons ATGGCTGCAGTGGCTGATAATTCAGGCGAGGCAGCAGTAGCTAATGGAAACAACAATTTGGTTGTAGAAACATCCAAATCAGAATCAAAGGAATTCAATGTGCAAAAGCTTGTTGATATGTTCACAAAGTTGAATCCTTTAGCCAAAGAATTTTTCCCATCATCTTATCATCATAATCCCACCAAAACTGGTGATTTTAATCAGGCTCCTGTTAATAAGCAAGGCAATGAGAATTTCCTCAATAGAAGG AGAAGAAATAACTACAACCAGGGTAGAAGAAAGCTTAATGGGAAAGCTTTTCGAGCTCAAAGAGATGATAGCATTAAGCGAACTGTATATGTTTCGGATATTGATCAGACT ATCACTGAAGAACAACTTGCTGGCTTATTTAGTAACTGTGGACAA GTTGTTGATTGCCGAGTTTGTGGTGATCCACATTCAGTTCTTCGCTTTGCATTTGTGGAATTTGCAGATGAAG AAGGTGCAAGAACTGCTTTGAACCTTGGTGGGACAATGCTTGGGTTTTATCCAGTTAGGGTCTTGCCTTCTAAAACTGCTATCCTTCCTGTGAACCCTACATTTCTCCCTCGG TCCGAAGATGAAAGGGAAATGTGTACCAGAACGGTTTATTGTACAAATATTGACAAGAAG GTTTCTCAAGCTGAAGTGAAGAATTTCTTTGAATCTGCTTGTGGTGAG GTCACTCGCTTGAGGCTTTTAGGGGATAATGTGCATTCGACCCGCATTGCTTTTGTTGAATTTGCCATG GCGGAAAGCGCCATTGTTGCACTGAATTGTAGTGGGATGGTACTAGGAATCCAGCCAATCAG GGTAAGTCCTTCAAAGACACCAGTGAGGCCACGAGTTACCCGACCAACATCACGTTAA